The Catenuloplanes niger genome includes a window with the following:
- a CDS encoding LacI family DNA-binding transcriptional regulator: MTVGEGRRVTITAIAAEAGVSVPTVSRVLNGRSDVSPQTRERVEELLRQHGYRRRAARSRVSASLIDLVFNDLDSPWAVEIIRGVEDVAHAAGVGTVVSAIHQRSTSARQWLQNLRARATDGVIFVVSDLSPPLLAELRRLNIPMVVVDPAGVPAMDIPTIGATNWAGGLSATEHLLSLGHRRIGFIAGPKRLLCSRARLDGYRAGLEAVGIEVADELLFQGDFYHESGFAGGAALLELDDPPTAIFAASDQMAFGVYEAVRRRGLRVPDDISVVGFDDLPEARWASPPLTTVRQPLAEMGLLAARTVLRLAQGEDIETPRIELATDLVVRDSTAAL, translated from the coding sequence GTGACCGTCGGCGAGGGACGCAGGGTCACCATCACCGCGATCGCCGCGGAGGCGGGCGTCTCGGTGCCGACCGTCTCGCGCGTGCTGAACGGCCGGTCGGACGTGTCGCCGCAGACCCGGGAGCGGGTCGAGGAGCTGCTGCGCCAGCACGGTTATCGGCGTCGCGCCGCCCGCAGCCGGGTCTCCGCCAGCCTGATCGACCTGGTCTTCAACGATCTGGACAGCCCGTGGGCCGTCGAGATCATCCGCGGGGTGGAGGACGTGGCGCACGCGGCCGGCGTCGGCACCGTGGTCTCCGCGATCCACCAGCGTTCCACGTCCGCCCGGCAGTGGCTGCAGAACCTGCGGGCCCGCGCCACCGACGGCGTCATCTTCGTCGTGTCCGACCTGTCGCCGCCGCTGCTGGCCGAGCTGCGGCGGCTGAACATCCCGATGGTGGTGGTCGACCCGGCCGGCGTGCCCGCGATGGACATCCCGACGATCGGCGCGACGAACTGGGCGGGCGGCCTGAGCGCGACCGAGCACCTGCTGTCACTGGGCCACCGGCGGATCGGGTTCATCGCCGGGCCGAAGCGGCTGCTCTGCTCGCGCGCCCGGCTCGACGGTTACCGCGCCGGCCTGGAGGCGGTCGGCATCGAGGTCGCGGACGAGCTGCTCTTCCAGGGCGACTTCTACCACGAGTCCGGGTTCGCCGGTGGCGCCGCGCTGCTGGAGCTGGACGATCCGCCGACCGCGATCTTCGCGGCCAGCGACCAGATGGCGTTCGGGGTGTACGAGGCGGTTCGCCGGCGAGGGCTCCGGGTGCCGGACGACATCAGCGTGGTGGGTTTCGACGACCTTCCGGAGGCGCGCTGGGCCTCGCCGCCGCTCACCACGGTGCGCCAGCCGCTGGCCGAGATGGGGCTGCTGGCTGCGCGAACAGTGCTGCGGCTGGCCCAGGGCGAGGACATCGAGACGCCGCGGATCGAGCTCGCGACCGATCTCGTGGTCCGGGACAGCACCGCGGCGCTCTGA
- a CDS encoding endo-1,4-beta-xylanase — MTDDSKRPPRRHRRPLLAAAAVLLASGAAIAIPQLAAAATTLQSLAAAKGKTVGFALTSSYLSEPAYKNIADTEFNLVVAENAMKWSETEPSRNSFSYAAGDAVADYAASGGKELYGHTLVWHQQYPGWVDGISSGTDLLAAMRNHITNVAGHYAGQVVAWDVVNEAFEDNGSRRQSIFQQRIGNSYIEEAFRAARAADPAAKLCINDYSTDAINAKSTAIYNLVQDFKARGVPIDCVGFQAHLILGQVPSDLQANLQRFANLGVDVRITELDVRLPTPADASELATQRSDYQKVFTACTNVARCTGVTVWGITDRYSWVPDVFPGYGAALIWDDNYARKPAYDGAAAGFGGTVGTPTPTATTGSPTPGPTTPGPSGGCAVTYGVNQWNTGFTANVTVRNAGGSAINGWTLRWAYTGGQTVTQSWSSSVTQSGAEVTATNAAWNGSIPVGGSTSFGFNGTHGGANPAPTAFTLNGAACAVS; from the coding sequence ATGACCGACGACTCGAAGCGCCCGCCGAGACGTCACCGCCGGCCGTTGCTCGCGGCCGCGGCCGTGCTGCTCGCGTCCGGCGCTGCGATCGCGATCCCGCAGCTCGCCGCCGCCGCCACCACGCTGCAGAGCCTGGCCGCGGCGAAGGGCAAGACGGTCGGCTTCGCGCTCACCTCGAGCTATCTGAGCGAGCCCGCGTACAAGAACATCGCCGACACCGAGTTCAACCTGGTGGTGGCCGAGAACGCGATGAAGTGGTCGGAGACCGAGCCGTCGCGCAACTCGTTCAGCTACGCCGCCGGTGACGCCGTCGCGGACTACGCGGCCTCGGGTGGCAAGGAGCTCTACGGGCACACGCTGGTCTGGCACCAGCAGTACCCCGGCTGGGTGGACGGCATCAGCAGCGGCACCGACCTGCTCGCCGCCATGCGGAACCACATCACCAACGTGGCCGGCCACTACGCCGGCCAGGTGGTCGCCTGGGACGTGGTGAACGAGGCGTTCGAGGACAACGGCTCCCGGCGGCAGTCCATCTTCCAGCAGCGGATCGGCAACTCGTACATCGAGGAGGCGTTCCGCGCCGCGCGGGCCGCGGACCCGGCCGCGAAGCTGTGCATCAACGACTACTCCACGGACGCGATCAACGCCAAGAGCACCGCGATCTACAACCTGGTGCAGGACTTCAAGGCCCGCGGGGTGCCGATCGACTGCGTCGGGTTCCAGGCGCACCTGATCCTCGGGCAGGTCCCGTCCGACCTGCAGGCGAACCTGCAGCGCTTCGCGAACCTGGGCGTGGACGTGCGGATCACCGAGCTGGACGTGCGCCTGCCGACGCCGGCCGACGCGTCCGAGCTGGCCACGCAGCGGAGCGACTACCAGAAGGTCTTCACGGCCTGTACGAACGTCGCCCGCTGCACCGGCGTGACGGTCTGGGGCATCACCGACCGGTACTCCTGGGTGCCGGACGTGTTCCCGGGGTACGGCGCGGCGCTGATCTGGGACGACAACTACGCGAGGAAGCCGGCCTACGACGGCGCGGCCGCGGGCTTCGGCGGCACGGTCGGCACGCCGACCCCGACCGCGACGACCGGCTCGCCGACGCCGGGCCCGACCACGCCCGGGCCGTCCGGTGGCTGCGCGGTGACGTACGGCGTGAACCAGTGGAACACCGGCTTCACCGCGAACGTGACCGTGCGGAACGCCGGCGGCAGCGCGATCAACGGCTGGACACTGCGCTGGGCCTACACCGGCGGCCAGACCGTGACGCAGTCGTGGAGTTCGTCGGTCACCCAGTCCGGTGCCGAGGTCACCGCGACCAACGCGGCCTGGAACGGATCGATCCCGGTCGGTGGCAGCACGTCGTTCGGCTTCAACGGCACGCACGGCGGCGCGAACCCGGCGCCCACCGCGTTCACGCTCAACGGGGCGGCCTGCGCGGTGTCCTGA
- a CDS encoding glycoside hydrolase family 43 protein, producing MRPSHKAGKCSYFEVCWEFAIGAFRNPVVSGFFPDPSVCRVGQDYYLATSSFEYVPGVPILHSRDLVHWRQIGNALGEEQLGFGPRVPASGGVYAPTLRHHDGLFWLITTNLSGGGTVIVTATDPGGPWSDPVRVPGITGIDPDLAWDAEGNCWCTFAGIKQARIDPKTGETLETPRRVWSGTPGAQYPEAPHLYRIGEWWYLLIAEGGTERGHGVSIARGPRPDGPFTPCPANPILTHRSTDRPIQNTGHGDLIQAHDGTWWLLFLGVRPRGGSPGYHVLGRETFLAPVTWVDGWPVIGDVAPVTEGPTLPAAPWPDSGGEEHDDFRGPRLHPRWIQPRVATARLDVREGWLTVPEGGFAGRRQTHLSCRVQTRADAEPGAAGGLMVRLDERHWYGVHVDGDQVIAEARIGPLRQVVGIHRRPPGPVLLTVAIDAAGPDPDSPTDSPDLVRLGLVADDEFVSLAELDGRYLSTEVAGGFTGRVIGLSAFRGTVHFDWFSYTGSDA from the coding sequence GTGCGCCCGAGCCACAAGGCCGGAAAATGCTCATACTTTGAGGTTTGTTGGGAGTTCGCCATCGGCGCTTTTCGGAACCCCGTCGTCTCCGGCTTCTTCCCCGACCCGAGCGTGTGCCGCGTCGGCCAGGACTACTACCTCGCGACCTCCAGCTTCGAGTACGTGCCCGGCGTGCCGATCCTGCACAGCCGCGATCTGGTGCACTGGCGGCAGATCGGCAACGCGCTCGGCGAGGAGCAGCTCGGGTTCGGCCCGCGGGTCCCGGCGTCCGGCGGCGTCTACGCGCCCACGCTGCGCCACCACGACGGGCTGTTCTGGCTGATCACCACGAACCTCTCCGGCGGCGGCACGGTGATCGTGACCGCCACCGACCCGGGCGGCCCGTGGTCCGACCCGGTCCGGGTGCCCGGCATCACCGGCATCGACCCGGATCTCGCCTGGGACGCCGAGGGCAACTGCTGGTGCACGTTCGCCGGGATCAAGCAGGCACGGATCGACCCGAAGACCGGCGAAACGCTGGAGACGCCGCGGCGGGTCTGGTCCGGCACGCCCGGCGCGCAGTACCCGGAGGCACCGCACCTCTACCGGATCGGCGAGTGGTGGTACCTGCTGATCGCGGAGGGCGGCACCGAGCGCGGGCACGGCGTCTCGATCGCCCGCGGCCCGCGCCCGGACGGCCCGTTCACGCCGTGCCCGGCGAACCCGATCCTCACCCACCGCAGCACCGACCGGCCGATCCAGAACACCGGCCACGGCGACCTGATCCAGGCGCACGACGGCACCTGGTGGCTGCTCTTCCTCGGCGTCCGCCCGCGGGGCGGCAGCCCCGGCTATCACGTGCTCGGCCGCGAGACGTTCCTGGCGCCGGTGACCTGGGTGGACGGCTGGCCGGTGATCGGTGACGTGGCGCCGGTGACCGAGGGGCCGACGCTGCCCGCCGCGCCCTGGCCCGACTCCGGCGGCGAGGAGCACGACGACTTCCGCGGGCCGCGGCTGCACCCCCGGTGGATCCAGCCGCGCGTCGCGACCGCCCGGCTGGACGTCCGGGAGGGCTGGCTGACCGTGCCGGAGGGCGGGTTCGCCGGCCGCCGCCAGACCCACCTCAGCTGCCGCGTGCAGACCCGGGCGGACGCGGAGCCGGGCGCGGCCGGCGGCCTGATGGTGCGCCTGGACGAACGACACTGGTACGGCGTGCACGTCGACGGCGACCAGGTGATCGCGGAGGCCCGGATCGGCCCGCTGCGCCAGGTGGTCGGCATCCACCGCCGCCCGCCGGGCCCGGTGCTGCTGACCGTGGCGATCGACGCGGCCGGCCCGGACCCGGACTCACCCACCGACTCGCCGGACCTGGTCCGGCTCGGGCTGGTCGCGGACGACGAGTTCGTCTCGCTGGCCGAGCTGGACGGCCGGTACCTGTCGACCGAGGTCGCGGGCGGCTTCACCGGCCGGGTGATCGGGCTGTCCGCGTTCCGCGGAACCGTGCACTTCGACTGGTTCAGCTACACCGGCTCGGACGCCTGA
- a CDS encoding GAF domain-containing sensor histidine kinase, translated as MEAAKPENEAGRLATLHDLEVLDTDPEQEFDDIVKLASHVCGVPMSLVSLVDTDRQWFKAKIGLEMDETSREVSFCAHAILGKDLMVVPDVQEDRRFADNPLAVGDPGVRFYAGAPLVTSDGFALGTLCVIDSEPRRLNLDQLQALRALSRQVTAQLELRRYAKALNRTVARLQDIERRRDDFANLLAGDLRAPLHEFGAYLESVSTDREPDPVLAEALVRTTRRHLDPMRQLVAHLLAMADPENEGYEALHLREVDLTRITERAVQAVRPIAATKEIWILHGQGPSLPIYADPVRLEQVFMHLLFATVKYTPPGGRVRVTTEAASGPAVRLDDLDQPDTERPSLFTHLYYSAVAQIDDGPDRGLAVAKRILDVHHATLALSDRPGQGTSLRVVFPPVPAVLETLAAPAR; from the coding sequence ATGGAAGCGGCAAAGCCGGAGAACGAGGCCGGACGGCTCGCCACGCTCCACGACCTGGAGGTGCTGGACACCGATCCGGAACAGGAGTTCGACGACATCGTCAAGCTCGCGTCGCACGTCTGCGGCGTACCGATGTCGCTGGTCAGCCTGGTCGACACGGACCGGCAGTGGTTCAAGGCCAAGATCGGGCTGGAGATGGACGAGACCTCACGCGAGGTGTCGTTCTGCGCGCACGCGATCCTCGGCAAGGACCTGATGGTCGTGCCGGACGTGCAGGAGGACCGGCGGTTCGCCGACAACCCGCTGGCGGTCGGCGACCCGGGCGTGCGGTTCTACGCCGGAGCGCCGCTGGTCACCAGCGACGGCTTCGCGCTCGGCACGCTCTGCGTGATCGACTCCGAGCCGCGCCGGCTCAACCTCGACCAGCTGCAGGCGCTGCGGGCGCTGTCCCGCCAGGTCACGGCGCAGCTCGAACTCCGGCGGTACGCGAAGGCGCTGAACCGGACCGTGGCCCGGCTGCAGGACATCGAGCGCCGCCGGGACGACTTCGCGAACCTGCTCGCCGGCGACCTGCGCGCGCCGCTGCACGAGTTCGGCGCGTACCTGGAGAGCGTCAGCACCGACCGGGAGCCGGACCCGGTGCTGGCCGAGGCGCTGGTCCGGACCACCCGGCGGCACCTGGACCCGATGCGGCAACTGGTCGCGCACCTGCTGGCGATGGCCGACCCGGAGAACGAGGGCTACGAGGCGCTGCACCTGCGCGAGGTCGACCTGACCCGGATCACCGAGCGTGCGGTGCAGGCGGTCCGGCCGATCGCGGCGACCAAGGAGATCTGGATCCTGCACGGCCAGGGCCCGTCGCTGCCGATCTACGCGGACCCCGTACGGCTGGAGCAGGTCTTCATGCACCTGCTCTTCGCGACCGTCAAATACACGCCGCCCGGCGGCCGGGTGCGGGTGACCACCGAGGCCGCGAGCGGTCCGGCCGTGCGCCTGGACGACCTGGACCAGCCGGACACCGAGCGGCCCAGCCTCTTCACCCACCTCTACTACAGCGCGGTGGCGCAGATCGACGACGGGCCGGACCGCGGGCTGGCGGTGGCGAAGCGGATCCTCGACGTGCACCACGCCACGCTCGCGCTCTCCGACCGGCCCGGACAGGGCACCTCGCTGCGGGTGGTCTTCCCGCCGGTGCCGGCCGTGCTGGAGACGCTGGCCGCACCGGCGCGATGA